One window of Lacerta agilis isolate rLacAgi1 chromosome 14, rLacAgi1.pri, whole genome shotgun sequence genomic DNA carries:
- the LOC117058573 gene encoding mpv17-like protein codes for MHPLLGLVHRHPWLANVVAYGTLFSAADAAQQKLAKPCQDPHRHDGLDLKQTAKVALVGFTFHANFNYAWFRSLERLLPGVKVTTVIAKVTCDQVIAAPVTIGAFYTGLSLLDGESNIFGKLQEKFWPTYKAGVLCWTLFQAVNFALVPPLLRTAYVGACSFLWTAFLCYLRQTDAHDTTSQLFQAVPGLTGLFPSRAGENQVKMPAEK; via the exons ATGCACCCTCTGCTTGGTCTGGTGCATCGCCATCCTTGGCTGGCAAATGTTGTTGCCTATGGGACACTGTTTTCAGCCGCAGATGCAGCCCAGCAGAAGTTGGCTAAGCCGTGCCAGGATCCCCACAGACACGACGGTTTGGATCTGAAGCAGACGGCAAAAGTGGCGCTGGTCGGGTTCACATTCCATGCCAACTTCAATTACGCCTGGTTCCGGAGCCTGGAGCGCCTTCTTCCAGGAGTGAAGGTGACCACGGTGATAGCTAAAGTCACTTGCGACCAGGTCATCGCTGCGCCAGTCACCATCGGGGCTTTTTACACCG GTCTCTCTCTTCTGGATGGTGAAAGCAACATATTTGGGAAGCTGCAGGAGAAGTTTTGGCCAACATACAAG gCTGGTGTGCTGTGCTGGACCTTGTTCCAA GCAGTGAATTTTGCTCTTGTGCCACCCCTGCTGCGCACAGCCTACGTGGGGGCCTGCTCCTTCCTGTGGACGGCATTTCTCTGCTACCTGCGCCAAACTGATGCCCATGACACCACCTCCCAGCTCTTCCAGGCAGTGCCAGGCTTGACCGGGCTGTTTCCATCCAGGGCAGGAGAGAATCAAGTAAAGATGCCGGCTGAGAAATGA